In Eupeodes corollae chromosome 3, idEupCoro1.1, whole genome shotgun sequence, a single genomic region encodes these proteins:
- the LOC129951364 gene encoding MAGUK p55 subfamily member 7 isoform X1, with protein MTAEVMAADANRDPALSKLVSSLQETETLSSEQEIDFLKTLLESKELNALVNVHSKVAKVLRDDKLAPLLSTSTQVLIEVLEQLSQRCHLSPICKEAFYLLQNPHLQSLLCAHDAIAQKDFYPHLPEIPVEMDEDEETIKIVQLVKSNEPLAGAQSAEPIVGATIKTDEETGKIIIARIMHGGAADRSGVIHVGDEVIEVNGINVEGKTPGDVLQILQNSEGNITFKIVPSDGKGGQRESKVRVRAHFDYNPENDPYIPCKEAGLAFQRGDILHIVSQDDAYWWQARKESERTARAGLIPSRALQERRVIHERTQRDTTDGESKTEGSCASICTTPPGSPMLNSSSSTSSCRQPKTKKIMYDLAENDDFDREMIATYEEVAKLYPRPGVYRPVVLIGAPGVGRNELKRRLTARDPEKFRSPVPYTTRPIRQGEVPGREYIFISREKMESDVSAGKFIEHGEYKGHLYGTSAESVKSIVNAGCVCILSPHYQAIKALRTVQLKPFMIHIKPPSFDVLKGTRTASRAKSTFDETNSRGFTDEEFQDMVKHGERIDFLYGHYFDEEIVNDDLASALEKLVNCVQRAENEPLWSPASWVQ; from the exons ATGACAGCTGAAGTTATGGCTGCCGACGCAAATCGGGACCCAG CTTTATCCAAATTAGTTTCATCACTTCAAGAAACCGAAACATTATCAAGTGAACAAGAAatagattttcttaaaacactTCTGGAATCCAAAGAGCTAAATGCCTTAGTTAATGTTCATAGTAAAGTTGCAAAAGTTTTAAGAGATGATAAATTAGCTCCACTCCTTTCAACTTCAACACAG GTCCTAATAGAAGTATTAGAACAATTATCTCAACGATGCCATTTATCACCAATTTGTAAAGAAGCATTTTATCTCCTACAAAATCCACATTTGCAG AGTCTGCTTTGTGCACACGATGCTATCGCCCAAAAGGATTTCTATCCGCACCTGCCCGAGATCCCAGTTGAGATGGACGAAGATGAAGAAACGATTAAAATCGTTCAGTTGGTGAAAAGTAATGAGCCATTG gcaGGAGCACAAAGCGCGGAGCCAATTGTT gGTGCAACAATCAAAACAGACGAAGAAACGGGAAAGATAATTATTGCCCGGATAATGCATGGTGGAGCTGCAGACCGTTCTGGAGTGATTCATGTGGGCGATGAAGTTATCGAAGTGAATGGAATTAATGTGGAGGGCAAGACACCTGGAGATGTCTTGCAGATTCTG CAAAATTCTGAAGGAAATATCACATTTAAAATAGTTCCCTCAGATGGAAAGGGTGGACAGAGGGAGAGTAAAGTACGAGTACGAGCTCACTTTGATTACAACCCAGAAAATGATCCATATATTCCCTGCAAAGAAGCTGGACTAGCATTTCAACGAGGTGATATTCTACACATCGTTTCACAG GATGATGCATATTGGTGGCAAGCGAGAAAAGAATCTGAACGCACAGCTCGTGCAGGACTGATCCCAAGTAGAGCCCTACAAGAACGTCGAGTCATTCATGAACGAACCCAACGTGACACAACCGATGGGGAATCAAAGA CTGAAGGCTCATGTGCATCCATTTGCACGACCCCACCCGGCTCTCCAATGCTTAACTCTAGTAGTAGTACATCATCCTGCCGTCAgcctaaaactaaaaaaattatgtatgacTTAGCCGAGAATGATGACTTTGATCGGGAAATGATTGCCACTTACGAGGAAGTTGCTAAACTATATCCCAGGCCAGGTGTTTATAGGCCAGTGGTGCTGATTGGAGCACCAGGTGTTGGGAGAAATGAACTGAAACGAAGACTTACAGCTAGAGATCCAGAGAAGTTTAGAAGTCCAGTGCCAT ATACAACACGTCCAATACGTCAAGGAGAAGTCCCTGGACgggaatacatttttatttcccGCGAAAAAATGGAATCAGACGTTTCAGCGGGGAAATTCATTGAACATGGTGAATACAAGGGACACCTCTATGGGACATCCGCTGAGAGTGTGAAGTCTATTGTCAATGCAGGTTGTGTTTGCATTCTAAGTCCACACTACCAAGCCATCAAAGCTCTGCGAACTGTCCAATTGAAACCATTTATGATCCACATAAAACCACCAAGTTTCGATGTCCTGAAGGGAACTCGTACAGCGTCCAGAGCGAAGTCCACATTTGATGAGACCAATTCTAGAGGATTTACG gaTGAAGAATTCCAAGACATGGTGAAACATGGAGAACGTATTGACTTCCTCTATGGCCATTATTTTGATGAAGAAATCGTAAATGACGATCTAGCTTCAGCTTTGGAAAAGCTTGTTAATTGTGTTCAACGTGCCGAAAATGAACCACTTTGGTCACCAGCTTCTTGGGTTCagtaa
- the LOC129951364 gene encoding MAGUK p55 subfamily member 7 isoform X2: MTAEVMAADANRDPALSKLVSSLQETETLSSEQEIDFLKTLLESKELNALVNVHSKVAKVLRDDKLAPLLSTSTQVLIEVLEQLSQRCHLSPICKEAFYLLQNPHLQSLLCAHDAIAQKDFYPHLPEIPVEMDEDEETIKIVQLVKSNEPLGATIKTDEETGKIIIARIMHGGAADRSGVIHVGDEVIEVNGINVEGKTPGDVLQILQNSEGNITFKIVPSDGKGGQRESKVRVRAHFDYNPENDPYIPCKEAGLAFQRGDILHIVSQDDAYWWQARKESERTARAGLIPSRALQERRVIHERTQRDTTDGESKTEGSCASICTTPPGSPMLNSSSSTSSCRQPKTKKIMYDLAENDDFDREMIATYEEVAKLYPRPGVYRPVVLIGAPGVGRNELKRRLTARDPEKFRSPVPYTTRPIRQGEVPGREYIFISREKMESDVSAGKFIEHGEYKGHLYGTSAESVKSIVNAGCVCILSPHYQAIKALRTVQLKPFMIHIKPPSFDVLKGTRTASRAKSTFDETNSRGFTDEEFQDMVKHGERIDFLYGHYFDEEIVNDDLASALEKLVNCVQRAENEPLWSPASWVQ; the protein is encoded by the exons ATGACAGCTGAAGTTATGGCTGCCGACGCAAATCGGGACCCAG CTTTATCCAAATTAGTTTCATCACTTCAAGAAACCGAAACATTATCAAGTGAACAAGAAatagattttcttaaaacactTCTGGAATCCAAAGAGCTAAATGCCTTAGTTAATGTTCATAGTAAAGTTGCAAAAGTTTTAAGAGATGATAAATTAGCTCCACTCCTTTCAACTTCAACACAG GTCCTAATAGAAGTATTAGAACAATTATCTCAACGATGCCATTTATCACCAATTTGTAAAGAAGCATTTTATCTCCTACAAAATCCACATTTGCAG AGTCTGCTTTGTGCACACGATGCTATCGCCCAAAAGGATTTCTATCCGCACCTGCCCGAGATCCCAGTTGAGATGGACGAAGATGAAGAAACGATTAAAATCGTTCAGTTGGTGAAAAGTAATGAGCCATTG gGTGCAACAATCAAAACAGACGAAGAAACGGGAAAGATAATTATTGCCCGGATAATGCATGGTGGAGCTGCAGACCGTTCTGGAGTGATTCATGTGGGCGATGAAGTTATCGAAGTGAATGGAATTAATGTGGAGGGCAAGACACCTGGAGATGTCTTGCAGATTCTG CAAAATTCTGAAGGAAATATCACATTTAAAATAGTTCCCTCAGATGGAAAGGGTGGACAGAGGGAGAGTAAAGTACGAGTACGAGCTCACTTTGATTACAACCCAGAAAATGATCCATATATTCCCTGCAAAGAAGCTGGACTAGCATTTCAACGAGGTGATATTCTACACATCGTTTCACAG GATGATGCATATTGGTGGCAAGCGAGAAAAGAATCTGAACGCACAGCTCGTGCAGGACTGATCCCAAGTAGAGCCCTACAAGAACGTCGAGTCATTCATGAACGAACCCAACGTGACACAACCGATGGGGAATCAAAGA CTGAAGGCTCATGTGCATCCATTTGCACGACCCCACCCGGCTCTCCAATGCTTAACTCTAGTAGTAGTACATCATCCTGCCGTCAgcctaaaactaaaaaaattatgtatgacTTAGCCGAGAATGATGACTTTGATCGGGAAATGATTGCCACTTACGAGGAAGTTGCTAAACTATATCCCAGGCCAGGTGTTTATAGGCCAGTGGTGCTGATTGGAGCACCAGGTGTTGGGAGAAATGAACTGAAACGAAGACTTACAGCTAGAGATCCAGAGAAGTTTAGAAGTCCAGTGCCAT ATACAACACGTCCAATACGTCAAGGAGAAGTCCCTGGACgggaatacatttttatttcccGCGAAAAAATGGAATCAGACGTTTCAGCGGGGAAATTCATTGAACATGGTGAATACAAGGGACACCTCTATGGGACATCCGCTGAGAGTGTGAAGTCTATTGTCAATGCAGGTTGTGTTTGCATTCTAAGTCCACACTACCAAGCCATCAAAGCTCTGCGAACTGTCCAATTGAAACCATTTATGATCCACATAAAACCACCAAGTTTCGATGTCCTGAAGGGAACTCGTACAGCGTCCAGAGCGAAGTCCACATTTGATGAGACCAATTCTAGAGGATTTACG gaTGAAGAATTCCAAGACATGGTGAAACATGGAGAACGTATTGACTTCCTCTATGGCCATTATTTTGATGAAGAAATCGTAAATGACGATCTAGCTTCAGCTTTGGAAAAGCTTGTTAATTGTGTTCAACGTGCCGAAAATGAACCACTTTGGTCACCAGCTTCTTGGGTTCagtaa
- the LOC129951364 gene encoding MAGUK p55 subfamily member 7 isoform X3 → MTAEVMAADANRDPALSKLVSSLQETETLSSEQEIDFLKTLLESKELNALVNVHSKVAKVLRDDKLAPLLSTSTQVLIEVLEQLSQRCHLSPICKEAFYLLQNPHLQSLLCAHDAIAQKDFYPHLPEIPVEMDEDEETIKIVQLVKSNEPLAGAQSAEPIVGATIKTDEETGKIIIARIMHGGAADRSGVIHVGDEVIEVNGINVEGKTPGDVLQILQNSEGNITFKIVPSDGKGGQRESKVRVRAHFDYNPENDPYIPCKEAGLAFQRGDILHIVSQDDAYWWQARKESERTARAGLIPSRALQERRVIHERTQRDTTDGESKTENDDFDREMIATYEEVAKLYPRPGVYRPVVLIGAPGVGRNELKRRLTARDPEKFRSPVPYTTRPIRQGEVPGREYIFISREKMESDVSAGKFIEHGEYKGHLYGTSAESVKSIVNAGCVCILSPHYQAIKALRTVQLKPFMIHIKPPSFDVLKGTRTASRAKSTFDETNSRGFTDEEFQDMVKHGERIDFLYGHYFDEEIVNDDLASALEKLVNCVQRAENEPLWSPASWVQ, encoded by the exons ATGACAGCTGAAGTTATGGCTGCCGACGCAAATCGGGACCCAG CTTTATCCAAATTAGTTTCATCACTTCAAGAAACCGAAACATTATCAAGTGAACAAGAAatagattttcttaaaacactTCTGGAATCCAAAGAGCTAAATGCCTTAGTTAATGTTCATAGTAAAGTTGCAAAAGTTTTAAGAGATGATAAATTAGCTCCACTCCTTTCAACTTCAACACAG GTCCTAATAGAAGTATTAGAACAATTATCTCAACGATGCCATTTATCACCAATTTGTAAAGAAGCATTTTATCTCCTACAAAATCCACATTTGCAG AGTCTGCTTTGTGCACACGATGCTATCGCCCAAAAGGATTTCTATCCGCACCTGCCCGAGATCCCAGTTGAGATGGACGAAGATGAAGAAACGATTAAAATCGTTCAGTTGGTGAAAAGTAATGAGCCATTG gcaGGAGCACAAAGCGCGGAGCCAATTGTT gGTGCAACAATCAAAACAGACGAAGAAACGGGAAAGATAATTATTGCCCGGATAATGCATGGTGGAGCTGCAGACCGTTCTGGAGTGATTCATGTGGGCGATGAAGTTATCGAAGTGAATGGAATTAATGTGGAGGGCAAGACACCTGGAGATGTCTTGCAGATTCTG CAAAATTCTGAAGGAAATATCACATTTAAAATAGTTCCCTCAGATGGAAAGGGTGGACAGAGGGAGAGTAAAGTACGAGTACGAGCTCACTTTGATTACAACCCAGAAAATGATCCATATATTCCCTGCAAAGAAGCTGGACTAGCATTTCAACGAGGTGATATTCTACACATCGTTTCACAG GATGATGCATATTGGTGGCAAGCGAGAAAAGAATCTGAACGCACAGCTCGTGCAGGACTGATCCCAAGTAGAGCCCTACAAGAACGTCGAGTCATTCATGAACGAACCCAACGTGACACAACCGATGGGGAATCAAAGA CCGAGAATGATGACTTTGATCGGGAAATGATTGCCACTTACGAGGAAGTTGCTAAACTATATCCCAGGCCAGGTGTTTATAGGCCAGTGGTGCTGATTGGAGCACCAGGTGTTGGGAGAAATGAACTGAAACGAAGACTTACAGCTAGAGATCCAGAGAAGTTTAGAAGTCCAGTGCCAT ATACAACACGTCCAATACGTCAAGGAGAAGTCCCTGGACgggaatacatttttatttcccGCGAAAAAATGGAATCAGACGTTTCAGCGGGGAAATTCATTGAACATGGTGAATACAAGGGACACCTCTATGGGACATCCGCTGAGAGTGTGAAGTCTATTGTCAATGCAGGTTGTGTTTGCATTCTAAGTCCACACTACCAAGCCATCAAAGCTCTGCGAACTGTCCAATTGAAACCATTTATGATCCACATAAAACCACCAAGTTTCGATGTCCTGAAGGGAACTCGTACAGCGTCCAGAGCGAAGTCCACATTTGATGAGACCAATTCTAGAGGATTTACG gaTGAAGAATTCCAAGACATGGTGAAACATGGAGAACGTATTGACTTCCTCTATGGCCATTATTTTGATGAAGAAATCGTAAATGACGATCTAGCTTCAGCTTTGGAAAAGCTTGTTAATTGTGTTCAACGTGCCGAAAATGAACCACTTTGGTCACCAGCTTCTTGGGTTCagtaa
- the LOC129951364 gene encoding MAGUK p55 subfamily member 7 isoform X4 has product MTAEVMAADANRDPALSKLVSSLQETETLSSEQEIDFLKTLLESKELNALVNVHSKVAKVLRDDKLAPLLSTSTQVLIEVLEQLSQRCHLSPICKEAFYLLQNPHLQSLLCAHDAIAQKDFYPHLPEIPVEMDEDEETIKIVQLVKSNEPLGATIKTDEETGKIIIARIMHGGAADRSGVIHVGDEVIEVNGINVEGKTPGDVLQILQNSEGNITFKIVPSDGKGGQRESKVRVRAHFDYNPENDPYIPCKEAGLAFQRGDILHIVSQDDAYWWQARKESERTARAGLIPSRALQERRVIHERTQRDTTDGESKTENDDFDREMIATYEEVAKLYPRPGVYRPVVLIGAPGVGRNELKRRLTARDPEKFRSPVPYTTRPIRQGEVPGREYIFISREKMESDVSAGKFIEHGEYKGHLYGTSAESVKSIVNAGCVCILSPHYQAIKALRTVQLKPFMIHIKPPSFDVLKGTRTASRAKSTFDETNSRGFTDEEFQDMVKHGERIDFLYGHYFDEEIVNDDLASALEKLVNCVQRAENEPLWSPASWVQ; this is encoded by the exons ATGACAGCTGAAGTTATGGCTGCCGACGCAAATCGGGACCCAG CTTTATCCAAATTAGTTTCATCACTTCAAGAAACCGAAACATTATCAAGTGAACAAGAAatagattttcttaaaacactTCTGGAATCCAAAGAGCTAAATGCCTTAGTTAATGTTCATAGTAAAGTTGCAAAAGTTTTAAGAGATGATAAATTAGCTCCACTCCTTTCAACTTCAACACAG GTCCTAATAGAAGTATTAGAACAATTATCTCAACGATGCCATTTATCACCAATTTGTAAAGAAGCATTTTATCTCCTACAAAATCCACATTTGCAG AGTCTGCTTTGTGCACACGATGCTATCGCCCAAAAGGATTTCTATCCGCACCTGCCCGAGATCCCAGTTGAGATGGACGAAGATGAAGAAACGATTAAAATCGTTCAGTTGGTGAAAAGTAATGAGCCATTG gGTGCAACAATCAAAACAGACGAAGAAACGGGAAAGATAATTATTGCCCGGATAATGCATGGTGGAGCTGCAGACCGTTCTGGAGTGATTCATGTGGGCGATGAAGTTATCGAAGTGAATGGAATTAATGTGGAGGGCAAGACACCTGGAGATGTCTTGCAGATTCTG CAAAATTCTGAAGGAAATATCACATTTAAAATAGTTCCCTCAGATGGAAAGGGTGGACAGAGGGAGAGTAAAGTACGAGTACGAGCTCACTTTGATTACAACCCAGAAAATGATCCATATATTCCCTGCAAAGAAGCTGGACTAGCATTTCAACGAGGTGATATTCTACACATCGTTTCACAG GATGATGCATATTGGTGGCAAGCGAGAAAAGAATCTGAACGCACAGCTCGTGCAGGACTGATCCCAAGTAGAGCCCTACAAGAACGTCGAGTCATTCATGAACGAACCCAACGTGACACAACCGATGGGGAATCAAAGA CCGAGAATGATGACTTTGATCGGGAAATGATTGCCACTTACGAGGAAGTTGCTAAACTATATCCCAGGCCAGGTGTTTATAGGCCAGTGGTGCTGATTGGAGCACCAGGTGTTGGGAGAAATGAACTGAAACGAAGACTTACAGCTAGAGATCCAGAGAAGTTTAGAAGTCCAGTGCCAT ATACAACACGTCCAATACGTCAAGGAGAAGTCCCTGGACgggaatacatttttatttcccGCGAAAAAATGGAATCAGACGTTTCAGCGGGGAAATTCATTGAACATGGTGAATACAAGGGACACCTCTATGGGACATCCGCTGAGAGTGTGAAGTCTATTGTCAATGCAGGTTGTGTTTGCATTCTAAGTCCACACTACCAAGCCATCAAAGCTCTGCGAACTGTCCAATTGAAACCATTTATGATCCACATAAAACCACCAAGTTTCGATGTCCTGAAGGGAACTCGTACAGCGTCCAGAGCGAAGTCCACATTTGATGAGACCAATTCTAGAGGATTTACG gaTGAAGAATTCCAAGACATGGTGAAACATGGAGAACGTATTGACTTCCTCTATGGCCATTATTTTGATGAAGAAATCGTAAATGACGATCTAGCTTCAGCTTTGGAAAAGCTTGTTAATTGTGTTCAACGTGCCGAAAATGAACCACTTTGGTCACCAGCTTCTTGGGTTCagtaa